Below is a genomic region from Equus caballus isolate H_3958 breed thoroughbred chromosome X, TB-T2T, whole genome shotgun sequence.
CTACTACCTCTCTGAGCTGATGAGCCAGACTTCTGAACCTTTTTCTCAGTCCTCTCAGTTGCACTGGGCTTCAATTACAGAGCTCTCGGTACTCTCAGTTCTCTGAGTGTCCATTTATGCAAAGGCAGGAAATAAATGAGAGGCATCCACTATGACTCCACCAGTCCTTCAACCCCACGGACAACCCATCCTGGAATACCGCAAATGTTCTCAACAATCTCTCAATTTCCTCCACCACCACTTTAATCCATGTCAGTGTGATTTCTCCCTaattttcctgcttctctcttgcttccttcTAATCCCTTCTCCATACTGACCACCAGAGAGATTTCTCTAAAACTCTGACCATATAGCTCCCTTGCTTAAACCTCTTCTTGTTTCCCTATTGTATAGACTAGAGCAGTGGTCTCCAATGTGAGGCATGCAAGATGATATACAGGGTGAGGGGatttattagaattttatgtttactttttatcTTAAAACATAGAAAGTTAAGCATTACCAATATTGATCTTTAATATATAGACTGACaatgatatatgtatatagtatataaacatacatagaTTGGAGGTACATGCTGAAATGTTTGTGCTGATAGGAATGTATAGTTCAAAATTCAGAGATCACTGGCCTGCAGAACAGTTGAAGCTCTTTGGCATGGCATTTAATGCCTTCAACATGGTGATCTCTATGTTCTCATCTCTTCCCCACATTCATGTTATTTCTCCAGCTACACTGAATGACTTGCAGTTCTCTCATTTTGCCCTACTCTCTTACCTCTGGGACTGCTAATGACGCTCCCTTCTGATTGGAATgtcctccctcaccccttcccctggCTTACTTTCTTTCATCTTCTAGACTTAGGCATcctttcattcattatttcaacaaatacttattgagtgcctattgtgtgctagacactgttccaggtgctggggacctagtagtaaacaaaacagacacaaaattACTATCCTTCCGGAGCTTACGTTCCAGTGAAGGGAGATAGccaaaaaacactttaaaaataagcacatctggggctggccccgtggctgagtggttaagttcgcacgctccactgcaggcggcccagtggttcgtcggttcgagtcctgggcgcggacatggcaccgctcatcgagccatgctgaggcggcgtcccacatgccacaactagaaggacccacaacgaagaatatacaactatgcaccggggggctttggggagaaagaggaaaatataaaatctttaaaaaaaaaataagcacattATATAACCTGGTAGTTCTAAGCAGTATGGAAAAAATAGAGCAGGATAAGGGGGATAGGAAGTgctggggcgggggcaggggctaGTTTGGAGGAGAGTTGCAGCATTAAATAGTGTTAAGGGTAGAGACCATTGAGGTGACACGAACAAAGATGTGAAGGAGGTAAAGGAGTTAGCTGGGCATGTATCTAAGGGAAGGGcatcccaggcagaaggaacagcctaGAACAGAGAAGACCACGGCACAGGAGAATTCTTTTTGTATTTGAGgaacaataaaaagatgaatgtGGATGGACTGGTGTAAGCAAGAGGGAAAGACGTGGAAAATTGAGGAGAGAGGGGCAATGTGGAGCCAGATTGTGTAGGGTATTGTAGGCTATTGGAAGGATTTGGGCTTTAACTCTGAAATAGAAAGCCTTTTGAAGGacttgagcagaggagtgacatatTTGACTCAGGTTTTAACAGAACTGCTCCAACTTCTatgttgagaatagactgaaaGGGAGAAGGAGTGGACGCTGTAAGACCCGTTAAGGGGCTACTGTAATATTCCTtccaggtaagagatgatggtggttcAGACATTGGAGGtgatgagaagtggtcagattgtGAAGGCGGAGCCAATGGTATCTGCTGATAGATTGGATATGTggtaggagaaaaagaggaaaataaaggatGGCTCTAAAAGTTTTGGACTGAGCAACTGGAATTGCCATGAACTGAGATGGGTAAGGCTGAACGCAGAGTAGGCTTGGTGGAGGGTAGGGAGATTAGTAGCTCAGTTGTGCTCATGTTAAGTTAGAGAAgtctattagacatccaagtggaaataCCAAAAAGCAGTTGGATATACAAGTCTAGAATTCAGGAGAGGAGTCGGGCTGGAGATGAAAATTTCACACCATCAGCATATAGATAGTGCTTAACAGCCATGAGACTAGATGAGATCACCCAGGGAGTGAGCATTAAAAAAGCcaaggacaggggccagcccagtggcacagtggttaagttcacacgttccgcttctcggtggtccagggtttgccagtttggatcccgggtgcagacatggcacctcttggcaagccatgctgtggtaggtgtcccacatataaagtagaggaagatgggcatggatgttagctcagggccagtcttcctcagcaaaaagaggaggactggcagtagttagctcagggctaatcttcctcaaaaaaaaaaaaaaagcgaaggACAGAGACCTGGCACACATCTGAGGCACTTCCGACAGTGGGGTCAGGTTCTCTCTGGGTTCTCACCCCCTCAAGGAACACCCCTCGCCCCAGGCTCCCAGGTCACAACACTGATGACATTGTGTGGTTACTGTCAGTGTCACCTTCCTCTCTAAGTTAGGAATTTCCAAGCAGATGGATTCACTTCTTGGGCCACAGTATGTCCTGTACTTAGGGAGTGGTCCAGGCCAGGCCAGTACAGCTTCAATTGTGTCAGATGAGTGCTTGCCAATCTTTTATACGTCACAGCACCCATACACAAATGGTAACATTCATAGCACACAATGGAGGAAACAAAGGAGGGTACTTTTATTTCCAAGACATCTCGAAGGGTTGAAGGGATCAATATCTTGGCATATCTGTACTGTGACATAGGGATTAAGATCTAATCTAACcaattctttccctctcctccccccaccaccttCAGAGAAGCTGCTGGAAGCCTGGACTGAGGTGGGGCTGCCCCTCCAGGATGTGTCTATGGCTGCCTGCAATTTCTGTCGCCGGCCTGTGCACTTTGAGCTCATGAGTGAGTGGGAACGTTCCTACTTTGGGAACATGGGGCCCCAGTATGTCACCACCTATGCCTGAGAAGCCAGCTGCCTCGGATCCCCATTCCACTTGCACTTCACCTAGGGCTGGGCCTCCTTCTGTCCTCTGCTTTGTTGTGTGGCTCTAGCTGACTTGagtctgaaaataaataaagagcaaactGCAGCCTTTGtagcccattttttttttttggagagaatACAGACAACTGCACTGTATCTGACTCCCTCAGACAAGTGGCAGAACCATGAAGAAATCACAGATCACTTGTTGGTCAGACCATCCCATTTTACTGATAGAGAAACTGAAATCCAGCAAGAGGAAGGAGATTGCCAAAAACTACACAGTGAGTTGCACAAAGAGCTAGGACACTTGGCAGGTTTATTTGAAATGGCTCTTTCCCAATAGTTTCAACAAAAATCCAGGAATTGACTCTTCACCGGCAGACCTAGAACCCAGGCCCCAGGTATCCCCTGAAGCCAGGAGTTGGAGTCAGCCCTAACCAAACTGCCTGGAGGACTTTGGAGGTATTTTCCAGCAAAGAGAATGGATGTTCTCCTCAATCCATtatcctctttccttcccacgGTACCTTATAGAACAGGATTTACCAaccctgttttccaaagtgagaaAGAGGCTGGGCTATAGCAAGCAACTTGTTCAAGGCAATCCTCCCAACCTTTCCAGGTCACAGTGCACAAAAAACACTTGCATGGCACACTTGGGTGAACTAAAGATACGACTTGCCTAAGAGGCAATCTTTCCTGACACCTGTGCAATTCCTGGCCCTGTCTGGCAACTCTAGGGCTGAGGGGCCCATTTCTTTCCACCCTGCAACTCATTTGTGGCAGCTGTGGGACACATCAGTCGGGAAGCACTGGTTTAAGGCTACACAAGGTGCTTTCTGTCACACCACATGCACCTCCCTTGCTGATCCAACCTTAGCAGTGCAGGGAACCCCTACAACTCAGCAGAGCTCTTTACGGTGAGcaccactcctccctcccctctccctgggagTCATATCATCAGGCTACAGGCAGTTGGCAAACTCAGTTATTGAGATAACCTCTCTGACTCAACTTCATGGAACACATCTAGGACGTCCGCGTGACACCGTACACTaaaacaaagacacaaacttTATTTAGGCACAGATACATTTCCCAGCAAGGAAGGAAGGGGTTTGAAATCACAACTTCCTGAGGCAACTGGTTCCTGTGTACTTCTGACAGGAAGGTGGGAAGTGGGGTAGGGTCTAGGTCGCAGCATTAAGGCACAAGAAGCTCACCAATGATTAGAGCtaggcagaaagaagagagaggaagagaggccttagaggaggaagagaaagaggaaagggaggggtccttggggaaggtggaggaggaggaggtggaggaagaggaggggaagaaggccTTGGAGGAGACAGAGGCAGCATAGGAGGGAGCTGGCCTCAGATCATGTACAGAGTTGACCATGACAGACATCCTTGGGCCTGCGTTGGTTTAGCTGGGCCTGCTCCAGAGGAAGAAGTTACAGCGGGAGGCGGGGTCAGTGGGAGGACCACGGGGCCTGGCACACATGTAGAAGTGGCGGCCTAGGTTGGGTCCTGGCTTCTTCACAGTTCGCATCACACATGGCTCCCCGTGGCCCCCGCAGAGGGGCATGGGCGAGGGCCCCCCAAGCACAGACTTCCAGAATGAGGTCCGTAGCTCCTTCTCATCCTTGGCCTCTGAAGCCTTGGCCTGCTCCTCTACCACTTTGGCCATCACCTCCTCTTCTTGGGTCTTTGGGGTCATGCCCAGGCTAGGAAGCTCCAAGTTAGGAGAAGCTTGGGGATGGCTGGAGGATGGCTGGAAGTAGCTCCTCAGGTTTTTCTGGCCTCTGCTGGAGCCAGCCTGACTTGGCCGAGGCCGGGCTGAGCGCACACGGGCTTTGTTTTGGCGCATCTGTACCTGGGTTTGATCGCTGAGCTGCAGCGCCGACTGCCTGAACACAGGATCTTGTTCGAGACGAACCAGGAAGCGAAGGATCTTGAGCTGGGTGCCTGCAAATTCAGGGAGGAAGCGGGTGCACAGAGGTGGGCACTGTTTGGCAGGCACAGAGGACACACTCAAGACTGCACCCACGGGGCAGTGGTCAGAGCCCATCACCTCAGGTAGCAGGAAGGAGGCCTGGAAGGTGTCTATGACCAAGGTCctgtcccccagcacatagtcaAGCCGGCAGCCATAGTTCAGAGGGCGGGCGCCACTGACTACTGACCAGCAGGTGAAGGCCCCCTCCTGCTTTGGCTGGAAGCAGCGATAGCTATCAATGAAGGGCCCTACATGGGACTCAGCCTGGCACCCCGGGTTACTGAGCAAGCTGTCCATCCATTTGCGCCCTGGGTCGTCTTCAAAGCATTcctggggaagaagaaaagagatgaagagagaggcATAACTAGATGCCTAAACTGAAAGGGACTTAGACTAActgcttcattttacagaaagaaaatgtggttgtTCCAAAGAAGATTACTGCTCAAGGTGACACAGTCCAgaactggcagagctgggattcaattTCCATCCTTACTGATTTAAACACCCAGGcttgttttttcctctgtatCGGGCTACAATTGCACTGCACCAGTCCATGAATGCCAAATCTGGAAGTTTGTTGTTTGCTTAATCAAAGCAATTCTCGGAACTGCTCaccaaaataatggaaaataggAAGTTAAAAGTGGTTACCTCTAGGAAATAGGGCTGGAGTGAAGAGTTAAGAAGactgttgccttttcatttaaaCCCTCTGGCACTATTTGGCTTATCTTGTGTTTGTCAAAACCCTCACTGACCACCCCTCCCTCTTGAGTTGAGGCACTCCAGGGATCTATGTCTGAATACTTCCTTTGGCTATGATCCccaattcattcatccatccaaacCACCACCCACTCATTCAATGTAACAACGTTCAAAGAACACTGATTATATACCATACATGATGCTAGGGACAAAGTGGGAACCTGATCTCATCCTGGGGACCAACGAGGCTTCCTTTCAGGAGATGATCTGAAGCTGAGAAGTGAAGGCTGGGTGTTACAAGTTGAGAGAACAGCCTGTGTAAAGGGCCTGTGAAAGGAAGGGGCATTGTACCCAAAAGACTTGAGGGGGAAACCAGACTAGGGGCCAGGATATCAGCAGGAAATGACTATGTAGTCCACGCAAGCAAGAGATGATGGTCACTTAGACCAGGATGGCaccagaggagacagagaaaaatgaaattaagagatGATTTGGAGCTAGAATCAACAGTACTCGCTGACTGACTGAATGTGGGAAGGTGGGGGTAGAGAAGAAGGACAACACTAACACAATTCCCAGGATTCTGGCTGAAGTAACCAAGAGGATGATGGTGCCGTTTAAAGAAGACTAGAAGAGCCAGTCTTGTAGGAAGTAGACGTATTCTGCTATTTTGGAAAGACTGTATCTATCATGTGACCTGTACTATTAATTCTATTTTCCTGGAAGGAAGAACGTAAGAGGTGCACTTGAGAGACCTAGGATAGTTCTGAACTAAGGAGAGAAGGCATAAAGGTACATGACGCTATCACAGGAAGCAGAACGAAGAGACTGAGTAAATGCTTGATGAGCAATAAGGTAGAGAGGGACCGAAGGCTTTACTCTTTCTAGTGTACACTCCCTTCTCCACCACATTACCATCACCATTCTCTCATTTCTGCTCATTTTCCCAGCTGGGATCTACATCTATGTTTATGTGGCTCTTCAGCAAATTCATAAAGGAATCTTCCTACAGCCCCTCTTGAGTCAAGCCAGTGCTAAGCTGCATAAATTATTGACCCCTCCCCTCACGAGG
It encodes:
- the APEX2 gene encoding DNA-(apurinic or apyrimidinic site) endonuclease 2 isoform X1, which gives rise to MCVRPFRSTQENACANARGRLGLAGVGASGSSPAPRFGASWKALRFSVKMLRVVSWNINGIRRPLQGVCEEPSNCTAMAMGRVLDKLDADIVCLQETKVTRDVLTEPLAIIEGYNSYFSFSRNRSGYSGVATFCKDSATPVAAEEGLSGLLATHNGDVGCYGNMDEFTQEELRALDSEGRALLTQHKIRTSEGKEKTLTLINVYCPHADPGKPERLAFKMRFYRLLQTRAEALLAAGSHVIILGDLNTAHRPIDHWDAVNLECFEDDPGRKWMDSLLSNPGCQAESHVGPFIDSYRCFQPKQEGAFTCWSVVSGARPLNYGCRLDYVLGDRTLVIDTFQASFLLPEVMGSDHCPVGAVLSVSSVPAKQCPPLCTRFLPEFAGTQLKILRFLVRLEQDPVFRQSALQLSDQTQVQMRQNKARVRSARPRPSQAGSSRGQKNLRSYFQPSSSHPQASPNLELPSLGMTPKTQEEEVMAKVVEEQAKASEAKDEKELRTSFWKSVLGGPSPMPLCGGHGEPCVMRTVKKPGPNLGRHFYMCARPRGPPTDPASRCNFFLWSRPS
- the APEX2 gene encoding DNA-(apurinic or apyrimidinic site) endonuclease 2 isoform X2 — translated: MRFYRLLQTRAEALLAAGSHVIILGDLNTAHRPIDHWDAVNLECFEDDPGRKWMDSLLSNPGCQAESHVGPFIDSYRCFQPKQEGAFTCWSVVSGARPLNYGCRLDYVLGDRTLVIDTFQASFLLPEVMGSDHCPVGAVLSVSSVPAKQCPPLCTRFLPEFAGTQLKILRFLVRLEQDPVFRQSALQLSDQTQVQMRQNKARVRSARPRPSQAGSSRGQKNLRSYFQPSSSHPQASPNLELPSLGMTPKTQEEEVMAKVVEEQAKASEAKDEKELRTSFWKSVLGGPSPMPLCGGHGEPCVMRTVKKPGPNLGRHFYMCARPRGPPTDPASRCNFFLWSRPS